A genomic window from Punica granatum isolate Tunisia-2019 chromosome 2, ASM765513v2, whole genome shotgun sequence includes:
- the LOC116195039 gene encoding uncharacterized protein LOC116195039 produces MREIVRSLRSPRRRLLLLALASISVQAIAGDDPSNSKNDAKKEAHGASSSSSGSMVVGVLLVIVVVILVSYFLYKLWQKKKREEQYARLLKLFEEDDELEVELGLRD; encoded by the exons ATGAGAGAGATCGTCAGAAGTCTCAGATCGCCCCGTCGTCGTCTTCTTCTCCTGGCCTTGGCTTCAATCTCCGTCCAAGCAATCGCAG GTGATGACCCATCGAATTCTAAAAATGATGCGAAGAAAGAGGCTCATGGCGCATCAAGTAGTAGCAGCGGATCCATGGTGGTGGGAGTGCTGCTTGTAATAGTGGTCGTCATATTGGTTTCTTATTTCCTATACAAGCTTtggcaaaagaagaagagagaagagcAATACGCTCGCCTTCTTAAGTTGTTTGAAGAGGATGATGAGCTCGAGGTCGAACTAGGCCTAAGAGACTGA